One Nitrospira sp. genomic region harbors:
- the rpe gene encoding ribulose-phosphate 3-epimerase, whose amino-acid sequence MSSPVLIAPSILAADFVRLADEIAAVERAGADLLHIDVMDGHFVPNLTIGPPVVESIKKVAKVPLDVHLMITNADAFIPEFVTAGADYITVHVEACPHLHRTIQSIKERGVKAGVTLNPATPVSVLQEILADVDLVLVMSVNPGFGGQKFIPSVLKKIASIREMLDRLQSRALLEVDGGVKPDNAAQIIAAGADVLVAGSAIFASRDYAGTIAALRTAGQPAATITSHAASHR is encoded by the coding sequence ATGAGTAGTCCGGTATTGATTGCCCCCTCGATTCTCGCAGCTGATTTCGTGCGTCTGGCTGATGAGATTGCGGCTGTGGAACGAGCCGGCGCGGATCTCCTTCATATCGATGTGATGGACGGACACTTTGTGCCGAACCTCACGATCGGTCCTCCGGTCGTCGAGTCGATCAAGAAGGTCGCTAAAGTGCCGCTCGATGTGCATCTGATGATTACCAATGCCGATGCGTTCATTCCGGAGTTTGTGACGGCCGGAGCCGATTACATCACGGTGCACGTCGAAGCCTGCCCTCATCTCCATCGGACAATTCAATCGATCAAGGAGCGTGGCGTCAAGGCGGGCGTGACGCTCAATCCTGCGACGCCGGTCAGTGTCCTGCAGGAGATTTTAGCCGACGTCGATCTGGTGCTCGTCATGTCGGTCAATCCAGGATTCGGCGGGCAGAAGTTCATTCCGTCCGTATTGAAGAAGATTGCCTCAATTCGGGAGATGTTGGATCGTCTCCAAAGCCGGGCGTTGCTCGAAGTCGACGGCGGAGTGAAACCGGACAATGCCGCGCAGATCATCGCGGCGGGAGCCGACGTCCTGGTCGCCGGCTCGGCGATTTTTGCGAGCCGAGACTATGCCGGCACCATTGCAGCGCTGCGGACCGCGGGGCAGCCGGCCGCCACAATCACCTCTCACGCCGCTTCCCATCGATAG
- the rsmB gene encoding 16S rRNA (cytosine(967)-C(5))-methyltransferase RsmB, with amino-acid sequence MSSPPVSMQSASSSARARALVALLTQSKSGDPLDEVCNRLWDRQAMDGRDRAFAMELVYGVLRRQETLDWRLEPALKKPLPRLPLMVQMLLRMGMYQLAYMDRVPASAAVNESVNLAKVNKAQLGRDWSGLVNAVLRTVIRLPERPFPGLHPEPALALSIRYAVPQWLCTRWVEHMGIERAEAACQSVSAVPVLTLRVNRQRVTRDAFLAQLVGAGIAARPTTVSPVGVMLEEGRAVTTIPGFQDGLFYVEDEAAQLVPPLLDPHPDERLLDVCAAPGGKATHLAELMSNRGQIVAMDRHAVRLQVLKENCQRLGAAIISPVVGDARELGMIAPRQKIETQLPPMGLFDRILVDAPCSGIGVLRRHPDAKGKKDVGMFARHQVLQGEILERAFTVLRPGGVLVYSTCSTEPEETEAVIIRFCQDHADCARESVVPWIPAPASPFVTAQGALSTMGNTLGMDGFYAVRLRKTQGSL; translated from the coding sequence ATGTCTTCTCCTCCTGTCTCAATGCAGTCCGCCTCTTCTTCCGCCAGGGCCCGCGCGCTGGTGGCCTTGTTGACCCAGTCCAAATCAGGCGACCCACTCGATGAGGTCTGCAATCGCTTGTGGGATCGACAAGCGATGGATGGGCGTGATCGCGCCTTTGCCATGGAATTAGTCTATGGAGTGTTGCGCCGCCAGGAGACGCTTGATTGGCGTTTGGAGCCCGCACTGAAGAAACCCTTGCCGCGACTCCCGCTGATGGTGCAGATGCTTCTGCGCATGGGGATGTACCAGTTGGCTTACATGGATCGTGTGCCGGCCTCTGCAGCCGTGAATGAATCCGTGAATCTGGCCAAGGTCAACAAGGCCCAGCTTGGGAGGGATTGGAGCGGCCTCGTGAATGCCGTGTTACGAACCGTGATCCGTTTGCCGGAACGGCCGTTCCCCGGGCTCCACCCAGAGCCGGCTTTGGCACTCTCGATCCGCTACGCGGTACCCCAGTGGCTCTGTACTCGATGGGTCGAACACATGGGGATTGAAAGGGCGGAAGCTGCCTGTCAGAGCGTGAGTGCCGTTCCAGTTCTGACGCTGCGGGTGAATCGTCAGCGAGTGACCCGTGACGCGTTTCTTGCGCAGCTCGTCGGCGCGGGGATTGCCGCCCGTCCGACAACTGTCAGCCCCGTCGGGGTGATGCTCGAAGAGGGACGGGCCGTCACTACGATCCCGGGGTTTCAAGACGGATTGTTCTATGTCGAAGACGAAGCCGCGCAACTCGTTCCACCTCTATTGGATCCACATCCGGACGAGCGTCTTCTCGATGTTTGTGCGGCCCCTGGAGGAAAGGCGACGCATCTGGCCGAGCTGATGTCGAATCGTGGTCAGATCGTAGCAATGGACCGTCACGCCGTGCGATTACAGGTATTGAAAGAGAACTGCCAGCGGCTTGGTGCGGCGATCATTTCTCCGGTTGTGGGGGATGCGAGAGAGCTTGGCATGATTGCCCCTCGCCAGAAGATAGAGACACAGCTCCCGCCGATGGGCCTGTTTGATCGCATCCTGGTCGATGCTCCTTGCAGTGGCATTGGCGTACTGCGTCGACACCCTGATGCGAAGGGGAAAAAAGATGTCGGAATGTTCGCCCGCCATCAAGTTTTACAGGGAGAGATTCTCGAACGGGCGTTCACTGTCTTGCGGCCTGGCGGGGTGCTGGTCTATAGTACCTGCTCGACAGAACCGGAAGAGACTGAAGCCGTCATCATCCGGTTTTGCCAGGACCACGCCGATTGTGCTCGCGAGTCCGTCGTGCCGTGGATTCCCGCTCCTGCCAGTCCGTTTGTGACGGCACAGGGCGCGTTGTCCACGATGGGAAATACCCTCGGGATGGACGGGTTCTATGCCGTCCGGTTGAGAAAGACGCAAGGGTCGCTATGA
- the fmt gene encoding methionyl-tRNA formyltransferase — translation MRIVFMGTPEFAVPSLEALLKSDDQVVGIVTQPDRPKGRGQVLTPPPIKLLAQREGIPFLQPVKIRVPEFLTALAAWKPDLIAVTAYGRILHSPILTLPPMGCVNVHGSLLPKYRGAAPVQWAVINGETETGITTMLMDEGMDTGAMLLQESLPILPEDTSGTLAPRLAVLGGSLLAKTIARLKAGTITPQPQNHALATLAPPLKKEDGVIDWATSASNIANRVRGLSPWPGAYTYIGGERWMVWTVTQSPGKPDVAPGTIIEVTKQSIQIATGDGVVVLREIQPSNSKRLTVAQYLAGHRVSAGQRFGAEPPPSESPA, via the coding sequence ATGCGGATTGTCTTTATGGGCACGCCGGAATTCGCCGTCCCTTCACTTGAGGCGCTGCTGAAGTCTGATGACCAGGTCGTAGGCATTGTTACGCAACCTGATCGTCCTAAAGGGCGCGGCCAAGTCTTGACTCCGCCTCCGATCAAGCTCCTTGCGCAACGAGAAGGCATACCTTTTCTCCAGCCTGTGAAAATCAGAGTGCCTGAGTTTCTCACGGCCCTCGCAGCCTGGAAGCCCGATCTGATCGCTGTCACGGCCTATGGACGAATTCTCCATAGCCCGATCCTTACCTTGCCGCCGATGGGTTGCGTGAATGTACATGGTTCGCTGCTGCCGAAATATCGTGGAGCGGCGCCAGTGCAATGGGCGGTGATCAACGGTGAGACCGAGACCGGCATCACTACCATGCTGATGGATGAGGGGATGGATACAGGCGCCATGCTCTTGCAGGAGTCACTGCCGATTCTCCCTGAAGACACATCGGGAACGCTGGCGCCGCGCCTCGCCGTACTCGGAGGAAGTTTGCTGGCGAAGACCATTGCGAGGCTCAAGGCGGGAACGATTACGCCGCAGCCGCAGAATCATGCTTTGGCCACCTTGGCCCCGCCCTTGAAGAAAGAAGACGGGGTGATTGACTGGGCAACGAGTGCGAGCAACATTGCCAATCGTGTCCGCGGTCTTTCTCCCTGGCCCGGTGCCTATACGTATATCGGTGGTGAACGATGGATGGTGTGGACCGTAACTCAGAGTCCGGGGAAGCCTGATGTTGCCCCCGGCACCATCATCGAGGTGACGAAGCAGTCTATCCAAATCGCGACGGGAGACGGGGTGGTAGTCCTGAGAGAGATTCAACCGTCCAATAGTAAACGACTCACTGTGGCGCAGTATTTGGCGGGGCATCGCGTGAGCGCCGGCCAACGTTTCGGTGCAGAGCCGCCGCCGTCAGAATCACCGGCGTGA
- a CDS encoding recombinase family protein has translation MVDQLSRLSRDVGDTDTIIKRLKFAGVRVIAVSDGIDTGEETTKISVTVKSLVNELFLDDLRKTTKRGLDGQFLKGLSTGGRTYGYRSEPVFDESGKTDPRGQPIPVGYRLAIEPNEATTVRDIFSRFRDGEGEKAIAKKLNARTTGKVWRPNTIYLMLQNCKYRGLFYFNRREWRKHPETGRRVCRLRPREQWEQREIEELRIIDQELWDAVQMRLASREKLFTHARQRTTHLLSGLLVCDQCSGRLGIAAKDYYACRNHVVLGTCENDLRIHRETIEEIIVREFAAHLPQYIELLRDAASQIMSNQSEDDRDTRAQMDALRKEAATIMGAIGQGRLQGPEHLTRRWPRASVSGAVQTHWKVSRGGRENKNKSR, from the coding sequence GTGGTTGATCAGCTTTCCCGGCTGTCGCGGGATGTGGGCGACACCGACACCATTATCAAGCGGCTGAAATTTGCCGGTGTCCGAGTCATTGCGGTTTCAGACGGGATCGATACCGGGGAGGAGACGACAAAAATCAGCGTGACCGTGAAAAGCTTGGTCAATGAGCTGTTCTTGGACGATTTACGCAAGACGACCAAGCGCGGACTTGATGGGCAGTTCTTGAAAGGTCTTTCCACAGGTGGGCGGACGTATGGGTATCGCTCTGAACCCGTGTTTGACGAATCAGGGAAAACGGATCCGCGTGGGCAGCCAATTCCTGTCGGATATCGCCTGGCCATTGAGCCGAATGAAGCAACAACAGTCCGAGACATCTTTTCACGCTTTCGAGATGGAGAAGGTGAAAAAGCTATCGCGAAGAAGTTAAATGCTCGAACAACAGGCAAAGTGTGGCGGCCGAATACCATCTATCTGATGTTACAGAACTGCAAGTATCGTGGGCTGTTCTACTTCAATAGACGGGAATGGCGTAAGCACCCGGAAACCGGCCGGCGCGTGTGCCGACTGCGGCCTCGCGAGCAATGGGAACAGCGAGAGATTGAAGAGCTTCGAATTATCGACCAAGAACTCTGGGATGCCGTGCAGATGCGACTGGCGTCACGGGAGAAGCTGTTCACACATGCTCGGCAGCGGACGACCCACTTGCTCTCAGGCTTGCTTGTTTGTGATCAGTGTAGTGGCCGACTCGGCATCGCAGCAAAGGACTACTATGCCTGTCGCAACCATGTGGTGCTAGGCACCTGTGAGAATGATCTCAGGATTCATCGAGAGACGATCGAAGAGATCATCGTCCGTGAGTTTGCAGCACATTTACCACAGTACATCGAATTGCTCCGGGATGCCGCAAGTCAAATCATGTCCAATCAGTCTGAGGATGATCGAGATACCCGTGCTCAAATGGATGCCTTGCGAAAGGAAGCAGCGACCATCATGGGGGCCATTGGACAAGGCCGCCTACAGGGCCCCGAGCACTTGACGAGGCGTTGGCCGCGTGCCAGCGTCTCTGGAGCCGTGCAGACACATTGGAAAGTGAGCAGGGGCGGAAGAGAAAACAAGAACAAATCGAGGTGA